A part of Salvelinus alpinus chromosome 5, SLU_Salpinus.1, whole genome shotgun sequence genomic DNA contains:
- the LOC139576662 gene encoding repulsive guidance molecule B-like — MGRAGCCYRGAERLASSPSLRPLLLLIVALCYGAHRGHCQVATPQCRIQKCTTDFVSLTSHLTPALDGFDVEFCKALRSYSACTQRTAKSCRGNLVFHSAVLGISDLMTQRNCSRDGPTSSTHPEIQSEPCNYHSRTQYTHPHAHAHPHSHTHTPTRPGYLFCGLFGDPHLRTFKDSFQTCKVEGAWPLIDNDFLSVQVTNVPVVTGSSATATNKITIIFKPFEECTDQRVYQAVTDDLPAAFVDGTVSSGDPNHNVNGNNGDSTGKVRALWISERSPGHHVELHAGYIGVTVIVRQLGRYLTLAVRIPEEMAHAYDATQDLQLCLNGCPTSERIDRGGHLSLPLPLPPPALGLHLQQPHGQGHPSHTAPYSAPQRFSLEGARARCREQLELQDIYFHSCVFDLLTTGDANFTAAAFSALKDMESLHPHRERWRIFPQSSADTSHPITWLLLLTLFALSSALV, encoded by the exons gTCATTGCCAGGTGGCCACCCCTCAGTGTCGTATCCAGAAGTGCACCACAGACTTTGTGTCCCTGACGTCTCACCTGACCCCAGCGCTGGATGGCTTTGACGTAGAGTTCTGTAAGGCTCTGAGGTCCTACAGCGCCTGCACCCAGAGGACAGCCAAGTCCTGCAGGGGCAACCTGGTCTTCCACTCTGCCGTCCTGGGCATCTCAGACCTCATGACCCAGAGAAACTGCTCCCGTGACGGGCCCACCTCTTCCACACACCCCGAGATACAATCAGAGCCCTGCAACTACCACAGCCGTACCCAGTACACTCACCCACACGCTCATGCACACCCTCACTCTCACACGCACACTCCCACGCGGCCGGGTTACCTGTTCTGCGGGCTGTTTGGGGATCCCCATCTGCGGACGTTTAAGGACAGCTTCCAGACCTGCAAGGTGGAAGGGGCGTGGCCGCTGATTGATAACGACTTCTTGTCTGTGCAGGTGACCAACGTTCCTGTGGTAACGGGATCCAGCGCCACAGCGACCAATAAG ATCACCATCATATTCAAGCCCTTTGAGGAGTGTACAGACCAGCGTGTGTACCAGGCAGTAACAGATGACCTGCCCGCTGCCTTCGTAGACGGTACCGTGAGCAGCGGAGACCCCAACCATAACGTTAACGGAAATAACGGTGACTCTACCGGTAAGGTACGGGCGCTGTGGATCTCGGAGCGTAGCCCCGGTCACCACGTGGAGCTGCACGCCGGCTACATCGGCGTGACGGTTATCGTACGGCAGCTGGGGCGCTACCTGACCCTGGCGGTGCGCATCCCGGAGGAGATGGCCCATGCCTACGACGCTACGCAGGACCTGCAGCTCTGCCTGAACGGATGTCCCACCTCGGAACGCATCGACCGGGGAGGTCACctgtccctgcctctccctctaccaccTCCAGCCCTGGGTTTACATCTCCAGCAGCCACACGGCCAGGGCCATCCCTCCCACACGGCTCCCTACAGCGCCCCCCAGAGGTTCAGTTTGGAGGGTGCACGGGCACGCTGCAGGGAGCAGCTGGAGTTACAGGATATTTATTTCCACTCATGTGTGTTTGACCTCCTGACCACCGGGGACGCTAACTTCACGGCAGCAGCGTTCAGTGCTCTGAAGGACATGGAGAGTCTCCACCCACACCGTGAACGCTGGAGGATCTTCCCGCAAAGCTCCGCCGACACCTCCCATCCTATCACATGGCTCCTACTGCTCACTCTCTTTGCGCTCAGTTCTGCACTGGTatag